The Listeria welshimeri serovar 6b str. SLCC5334 genome has a window encoding:
- the mraY gene encoding phospho-N-acetylmuramoyl-pentapeptide-transferase yields MSLYMLVSTFAVAFIITVIGVPLFIPFLVKLKFGQSIRDEGPKMHEKKSGTPTMGAVVFITAMLISFLIFSFIGGEVSAATWLLFIALALFGALGFLDDYIKVVQKRNLGLTSKQKFLGQVAISILFYLVYHFSDFAETLNIPFTNIEVDLGWFFVIFILFWLVGFSNAVNLTDGLDGLVSGLSVIAFSAFGVIAFYQEQMDVAIFCFAIVGGMLGFLLFNKNPAKIFMGDTGSLALGGSIAAVSILVHQEWLLLLIGIIFVIETASVILQVFYFKATKGKRIFRMTPIHHHFELGGWSEWRVVLTFWGIGLVGAVISVCVVIF; encoded by the coding sequence GTGTCTTTATACATGTTAGTATCAACATTTGCAGTGGCTTTTATCATTACAGTGATAGGCGTCCCACTATTTATACCATTTTTGGTGAAATTAAAATTTGGCCAAAGTATTCGAGATGAAGGCCCGAAAATGCATGAAAAAAAATCAGGCACACCAACTATGGGAGCAGTTGTTTTTATAACTGCTATGCTTATTAGCTTTTTGATTTTTTCATTCATCGGTGGGGAAGTTAGTGCGGCTACTTGGCTGCTATTTATCGCGCTGGCACTCTTTGGCGCATTAGGTTTTCTGGATGACTATATTAAAGTGGTTCAAAAACGTAATTTAGGACTCACTTCTAAACAGAAGTTTTTAGGTCAAGTGGCGATTTCAATATTATTTTATCTTGTGTATCATTTTAGTGATTTTGCTGAGACACTGAATATTCCATTTACAAATATTGAAGTGGATCTTGGCTGGTTCTTTGTTATCTTTATCTTATTCTGGTTAGTTGGATTTTCCAATGCAGTGAATTTAACAGATGGTTTAGACGGGCTTGTTTCTGGTCTTTCTGTTATTGCTTTTTCTGCTTTTGGTGTTATTGCTTTTTATCAAGAACAAATGGATGTCGCGATTTTCTGTTTTGCCATTGTGGGCGGTATGCTTGGATTTCTACTCTTTAATAAAAATCCAGCGAAAATTTTCATGGGTGATACCGGTTCGCTTGCACTTGGTGGGAGTATCGCCGCTGTTTCTATTTTAGTACATCAAGAATGGTTGTTACTTTTAATCGGAATAATTTTCGTTATTGAAACAGCATCTGTTATTTTGCAAGTATTTTACTTTAAGGCAACTAAAGGAAAACGGATTTTCCGCATGACACCAATTCATCATCACTTTGAACTTGGTGGCTGGTCCGAATGGCGCGTTGTTTTAACGTTCTGGGGAATCGGATTAGTCGGAGCAGTTATTTCTGTCTGTGTTGTTATCTTTTAA
- a CDS encoding UDP-N-acetylmuramoyl-L-alanyl-D-glutamate--2,6-diaminopimelate ligase — translation MKLSELMEAIPVYTGEASSAIEIDQIAQDSRKVKPGTLFICIDGELVDGHQFAKRAEELGAVAIIAEKTVDVTVPVIYVRDSKRAMAMLADYFYGSPTQALKLVGITGTNGKTTVSHLVEQIVRENGEQTGLIGTMYRKIGDQILETKNTTPDSLTLQETFRNMLMNGVSTAVMEVSSHALVQGRVYGSDYDVAVFMNLSQDHLDYHHTMEEYAYAKSLLFAQLGNSYHTSNPKVAVINIDDAESSRMQTATAAHVITFGIKKQADFRASNIKIASHGSTFDLRTPVGNFTLKIKMIGNFSVYNVLAAIATSFALKIPINNAIATVEDIPGVKGRFELVSAGQDFPVIVDYSHTPDSLLNVLQTIDEFAEKRVFVIVGCGGDRDKGKRPQMAKIAVDYATNPIFTSDNPRSENPHAIIEDMIQGVPESDSYVVHENRRDAIRFAVNEAETGDVILIAGKGHEDYQIIGDEVIDFDDRVEARIAIEKKLGLA, via the coding sequence ATGAAGTTAAGTGAATTAATGGAAGCTATCCCGGTTTATACTGGCGAGGCAAGTTCGGCAATAGAAATTGACCAAATCGCCCAAGATAGTAGAAAAGTAAAACCTGGGACACTATTTATTTGTATAGACGGGGAATTGGTGGATGGACACCAGTTTGCAAAACGTGCAGAAGAACTTGGCGCGGTAGCAATTATTGCTGAAAAAACAGTAGATGTAACTGTCCCTGTAATTTATGTGAGAGATTCCAAACGTGCGATGGCAATGTTAGCTGATTATTTCTATGGTTCCCCCACCCAAGCGTTGAAACTAGTTGGGATTACTGGGACAAATGGGAAAACAACGGTTAGTCATTTAGTAGAACAAATTGTGCGTGAAAATGGGGAACAAACTGGTCTTATCGGCACTATGTATCGCAAAATTGGCGACCAAATTTTAGAAACAAAAAACACAACTCCAGATAGTTTAACATTACAAGAAACGTTCCGAAACATGCTTATGAATGGTGTTAGCACTGCTGTGATGGAAGTTTCATCTCACGCATTAGTCCAAGGTCGAGTTTACGGCTCAGATTATGATGTAGCAGTATTTATGAATTTATCTCAAGATCATCTAGATTATCACCATACAATGGAAGAATACGCCTATGCTAAAAGCTTACTCTTTGCGCAATTAGGCAACAGCTACCATACTAGTAATCCAAAAGTAGCTGTTATAAATATAGATGATGCAGAAAGCTCTCGAATGCAAACAGCAACAGCTGCTCACGTTATTACATTTGGGATAAAAAAACAAGCGGATTTTAGAGCAAGCAATATTAAAATTGCAAGCCATGGTTCTACATTTGATTTAAGAACACCAGTAGGTAATTTCACATTAAAGATAAAAATGATTGGTAATTTTAGTGTTTATAATGTCTTAGCGGCCATTGCAACAAGTTTTGCATTAAAAATTCCTATCAACAATGCTATTGCAACAGTGGAAGATATTCCTGGAGTTAAAGGTCGTTTTGAACTCGTCAGTGCAGGGCAAGATTTTCCGGTAATTGTTGATTATTCACATACACCGGATAGCTTGCTAAATGTCTTACAAACAATTGATGAATTTGCTGAAAAACGAGTTTTTGTTATTGTAGGTTGTGGCGGTGACCGGGATAAAGGAAAACGACCACAAATGGCAAAAATTGCTGTAGATTATGCAACAAATCCAATTTTTACATCGGATAATCCGCGTAGTGAAAATCCACATGCGATTATTGAAGACATGATTCAAGGAGTTCCAGAAAGTGATTCTTATGTTGTTCACGAGAATCGTCGAGATGCCATTCGTTTTGCAGTAAACGAAGCAGAAACAGGGGATGTTATTCTGATTGCTGGAAAAGGTCATGAAGATTATCAAATAATAGGTGATGAGGTTATTGATTTTGATGATCGCGTAGAAGCTCGAATTGCTATTGAAAAAAAACTCGGACTCGCATAA
- a CDS encoding penicillin-binding protein: MKRRIGNMRRGALVLFIFFTILFLLVSGRFLYLQITGEANGVPLAAKASKQHLKSSVLEAKRGSILDRKGEVLAEDTASYTIAAVVSDKLSKSTKNPMRVVDEEKTAQILAKYIPMDESDILDKLNEKGKYQVEFGSAGKNISTETKAKIDKEDLPGIEFTRQSERFYPNGTFATQLIGFAQQEEKKNTTILEGKMGIESSYNNQLTGTNGKIDYSTDRMGYILPNSKNKVTKAKDGQDITLTLDKKIQTFLEDTMATVDAKYKPKNMMAVVADPKTGEILAISQRPSFNPADRSTIKGNSSSIWQDLPVEYAYEPGSVMKIISLASAIDTNVYNPNEYYQSGSYKVGDIAIHDHNNGNGWGSIPYREGVERSSNVAFAKLLNKMGTDTFKNYLDKFGFGEKTGIDLPNETNGKILYNYPIEKVTTVFGQGTTVSMMQMIQAASAIASDGTMKQPYVVSSVKDPNTGKEKETKTTVAGKPISADTAKKTRDELKNVISGEHGTGKLYAIPGYEVAGKTGTSQIPNPKTGKYMTGAENYIFSFLGMAPADNPELVIYVTMQQPQLTGSETGGEAVSEVFNPVMKNSLQYMNIKPGDVEKLSTEKVPVLTGKSVDDAKKAVKDKGLEPIVVGNGKKIVQQLPSANSELMQGQKVIIMTDGDMTAPNMVTWSKDDVLKVSEITGIPFEFSGSGYVKSQSVSAGSVINSETKMKITLTPPEQISQFNQNHDQDTANKNKKATDIRENAGIGDLLNQ; this comes from the coding sequence ATGAAACGGCGTATAGGTAACATGAGAAGGGGAGCGCTAGTGCTTTTTATCTTTTTCACTATTCTCTTTCTCTTGGTTTCTGGCCGTTTTCTTTATTTGCAAATTACGGGAGAAGCAAATGGGGTCCCGCTTGCAGCTAAAGCATCGAAGCAACATTTAAAAAGCAGTGTTCTTGAAGCAAAACGTGGCTCCATTTTAGATCGAAAAGGAGAAGTGTTAGCTGAGGATACGGCTTCTTACACGATTGCAGCAGTAGTTAGCGATAAACTTTCTAAATCAACAAAAAATCCAATGCGAGTAGTAGATGAAGAAAAAACAGCTCAAATTCTCGCAAAATATATTCCAATGGATGAATCTGATATTTTAGATAAACTCAATGAAAAAGGAAAATATCAAGTCGAATTTGGTTCTGCTGGGAAAAACATTTCCACAGAAACAAAAGCAAAAATTGACAAAGAAGATTTACCTGGCATTGAATTTACCCGTCAATCAGAACGTTTTTATCCTAATGGTACTTTTGCGACACAATTAATTGGTTTTGCACAACAAGAAGAAAAGAAAAATACAACTATTTTAGAAGGTAAAATGGGTATTGAGTCTAGCTATAATAATCAATTAACTGGAACCAATGGGAAAATTGATTACAGTACGGACCGAATGGGCTATATTTTACCGAATTCTAAAAATAAAGTAACCAAAGCGAAAGACGGTCAAGATATTACATTGACTTTAGATAAAAAAATCCAAACATTCTTAGAAGATACTATGGCGACTGTTGATGCAAAATATAAACCTAAAAATATGATGGCTGTAGTAGCAGATCCAAAAACAGGTGAAATTCTTGCAATAAGCCAACGACCATCTTTTAATCCAGCTGACCGTTCCACGATTAAAGGAAATAGTTCAAGTATTTGGCAAGATTTACCAGTTGAATATGCATACGAACCCGGCTCAGTCATGAAAATCATTTCTCTAGCTTCTGCTATTGATACAAATGTTTATAATCCAAACGAATACTATCAATCTGGTTCTTATAAAGTTGGCGATATTGCTATCCATGACCATAATAACGGAAATGGTTGGGGCTCGATTCCATATCGTGAAGGGGTAGAACGTTCAAGTAACGTGGCATTCGCTAAGCTTTTAAACAAAATGGGAACAGATACATTTAAAAATTATTTAGATAAATTTGGTTTCGGTGAAAAAACAGGCATTGATTTGCCAAATGAAACAAATGGTAAAATCCTTTATAATTATCCAATTGAAAAAGTAACGACCGTGTTTGGACAAGGTACTACAGTTTCGATGATGCAAATGATTCAAGCTGCGTCTGCTATCGCAAGTGATGGCACAATGAAACAACCATATGTCGTTTCGAGTGTTAAAGATCCCAACACAGGTAAAGAAAAAGAAACAAAAACAACAGTAGCTGGAAAACCAATCAGTGCGGACACAGCGAAAAAAACACGTGACGAATTAAAAAATGTTATTAGTGGGGAACATGGAACTGGTAAATTGTACGCTATTCCAGGTTATGAAGTAGCTGGGAAAACAGGTACTTCCCAAATTCCTAATCCAAAAACTGGTAAATATATGACTGGAGCAGAGAATTATATTTTCTCTTTCTTAGGAATGGCACCTGCTGACAATCCAGAATTAGTTATTTATGTGACGATGCAACAACCGCAATTAACGGGTAGTGAAACAGGCGGAGAAGCAGTATCTGAAGTATTTAATCCCGTAATGAAAAACAGCTTACAATATATGAATATTAAACCAGGCGATGTAGAGAAATTATCAACTGAAAAAGTACCCGTTTTAACAGGTAAATCAGTAGATGACGCTAAAAAAGCAGTGAAAGATAAAGGGCTTGAACCAATAGTTGTCGGAAACGGCAAAAAAATTGTCCAACAACTGCCATCAGCAAATAGCGAACTCATGCAAGGTCAAAAAGTGATTATCATGACTGACGGGGATATGACTGCTCCAAACATGGTAACTTGGTCCAAAGATGATGTTCTCAAAGTTTCAGAAATAACCGGTATTCCTTTTGAATTTAGTGGAAGTGGTTATGTGAAAAGTCAAAGTGTTTCTGCTGGAAGTGTAATTAATAGCGAAACGAAAATGAAAATAACGCTTACGCCACCAGAACAAATAAGTCAATTTAACCAAAATCATGATCAAGATACTGCAAATAAAAATAAAAAAGCGACAGACATCAGGGAAAATGCCGGTATCGGTGATTTGCTTAATCAATAG
- the ftsL gene encoding cell division protein FtsL: protein MSNVAYKSNLEPNKVHREAEQSKKQILRRGQMTLGEKVIITIALAIVLVVAFRIISVQAQIYTVNQEIQTKETKIIEQQKSNEDLKVEVKDLGRYERILKIAKEKGLKLDGDNVKVVDGQ, encoded by the coding sequence GTGAGCAATGTCGCCTATAAATCTAATCTAGAGCCAAATAAGGTACATAGAGAAGCCGAACAATCAAAAAAACAAATCTTAAGACGAGGTCAAATGACTCTCGGCGAAAAAGTAATCATCACGATTGCGCTTGCGATTGTTTTAGTTGTTGCTTTTCGTATCATTAGTGTACAAGCACAAATTTACACCGTGAACCAAGAAATTCAAACAAAAGAAACGAAAATTATCGAACAACAAAAATCAAATGAAGACTTAAAAGTAGAAGTAAAAGATTTAGGGAGATATGAACGTATTTTAAAAATTGCCAAAGAAAAAGGGTTAAAACTTGATGGCGATAATGTGAAAGTGGTAGATGGTCAATGA
- the rsmH gene encoding 16S rRNA (cytosine(1402)-N(4))-methyltransferase RsmH has translation MFKHETVLLHETVDMLEVKPDGIYVDATLGGAGHSEYLLNKLNEQGHLFAFDQDQTAIDNAKMKLADYSDKVTFIKANFRYMKEALNERGIEAVDGILYDLGVSSPQLDERERGFSYHQDAALDMRMDQEQELTAKIVVNEWSYQDLIRIFFQYGEEKFSKQIAREIERRREVKPIETTGELVDIIKTAIPAPARRKGGHPGKRTFQAIRIAVNDELGAVEDSLEKALTLLKPGGRISVITFHSLEDRITKHLFQEATKGPELPPGLPVIPDEYKPDFKLATRKPIVPSEEELEQNNRARSAKLRVIEKIIK, from the coding sequence ATGTTTAAGCACGAAACCGTATTACTACATGAAACAGTCGATATGCTTGAAGTAAAACCAGACGGAATCTATGTCGATGCAACACTTGGCGGCGCAGGTCACTCAGAGTATTTACTAAATAAGCTTAATGAACAAGGGCATTTATTTGCTTTTGACCAAGATCAAACGGCAATTGATAATGCAAAAATGAAATTAGCAGATTATAGCGATAAAGTAACTTTTATTAAAGCTAATTTTCGCTATATGAAAGAAGCATTAAATGAGCGCGGAATTGAAGCGGTTGATGGGATTTTATACGATTTAGGTGTTTCGTCCCCTCAATTAGACGAAAGAGAACGCGGCTTTAGTTATCACCAGGATGCGGCTCTTGATATGCGAATGGATCAAGAACAAGAGCTGACGGCAAAAATAGTTGTCAACGAGTGGTCTTATCAAGATTTAATCCGTATCTTTTTTCAATACGGGGAAGAAAAATTTTCTAAGCAAATTGCACGAGAAATCGAACGTCGCCGTGAAGTCAAACCAATTGAAACAACGGGTGAACTAGTAGACATCATTAAAACAGCTATCCCGGCGCCAGCAAGAAGAAAAGGCGGGCATCCAGGAAAAAGAACTTTTCAAGCGATCCGAATTGCAGTAAATGATGAATTAGGTGCTGTAGAAGATTCCCTTGAAAAAGCCTTAACATTATTAAAACCAGGCGGCAGAATTAGCGTAATCACGTTTCATTCTTTAGAAGACCGCATTACAAAACACTTATTCCAAGAAGCGACAAAAGGACCAGAATTACCACCAGGTCTTCCAGTCATTCCAGATGAATATAAACCAGATTTCAAACTTGCTACAAGAAAGCCGATTGTACCAAGTGAAGAAGAACTGGAACAAAACAACCGAGCGCGTTCTGCAAAATTACGTGTCATCGAAAAAATTATTAAATAG
- the mraZ gene encoding division/cell wall cluster transcriptional repressor MraZ, which translates to MFMGEYQHNIDIKGRLIVPAKFRELLGDNFVITRGLDKCLFAYPQEEWKKLEEKLQTLPLTKKDARSFTRFFFSGASECELDKQGRINIPSNLLQYADLEKETVIIGVSSRIEIWSKSEWDNVFNEAEESFADLAENMIGFDI; encoded by the coding sequence ATGTTCATGGGAGAATATCAACATAACATCGATATAAAGGGCAGATTAATTGTGCCAGCTAAATTCCGTGAGCTTTTGGGGGATAATTTTGTTATAACCCGAGGACTTGATAAGTGTTTATTCGCTTATCCACAAGAGGAATGGAAAAAGCTTGAAGAAAAGCTCCAAACCCTACCACTAACTAAAAAAGATGCTCGTTCCTTTACACGTTTCTTCTTTTCCGGTGCGTCTGAATGTGAACTAGACAAGCAAGGCCGGATTAATATTCCATCCAACTTACTACAGTATGCGGATTTGGAGAAAGAAACAGTAATTATTGGAGTTTCTAGTCGTATTGAAATTTGGAGTAAATCAGAGTGGGACAATGTCTTTAACGAGGCAGAAGAATCTTTTGCTGATTTAGCCGAAAATATGATTGGCTTTGATATTTAA
- a CDS encoding MDR family MFS transporter, which produces MFRELHPNIRARILIQFLSKIIGSMIFPFIAIYFSMEISSSIAGILLMINVIIQFLAGMYGGHLADIIGRKKLMVTGEFLKVIAFLGMVLCNSPFFHSPWITFVMLLIIGVAQGLINPAGEAMLIDVSTPENRSFMYSVSYWANNLSMMIGIMVGGWFFVDYLFSLLLALFIMSCVTAWLTLSLISETLQQNTLTHKESFGLISMFKNYGQVLHDYRFLLYTIGGIAVMSIEFQRSNYISVRLAEDFQALLVSLGPFGHISLNGVQILSILTAVNTLFIVLFTVPIAKWVTKRAQQPIMYVGFALFSIGFAICAFAINLSILLLATAILSIGELLYVPTRQTILAAIVDDNKRGAYMAFNGIIFQIGKMIGSISLVFAPIIGKFGMSAFTILLGMLSIVFSAVALKTGWKKVLAK; this is translated from the coding sequence ATGTTTAGAGAGTTGCATCCGAATATTAGAGCGCGAATACTCATTCAATTTTTAAGTAAAATTATTGGTTCGATGATCTTCCCATTTATTGCTATTTATTTTTCAATGGAGATAAGTAGTAGTATCGCTGGTATACTATTAATGATTAATGTCATTATTCAATTTCTTGCGGGTATGTATGGGGGGCATTTGGCGGATATTATCGGCCGAAAAAAATTAATGGTTACAGGGGAATTTCTTAAGGTTATTGCGTTTTTGGGGATGGTTCTTTGTAATTCTCCGTTCTTTCATTCGCCTTGGATTACTTTTGTTATGTTGCTTATTATTGGTGTGGCTCAAGGGCTGATTAATCCTGCGGGAGAAGCTATGTTGATTGATGTAAGTACACCTGAAAATCGTTCGTTTATGTATTCGGTAAGCTACTGGGCAAATAATTTATCTATGATGATTGGTATTATGGTAGGTGGTTGGTTTTTTGTAGATTATTTATTTTCGTTACTTTTAGCACTTTTTATTATGTCATGCGTGACTGCTTGGCTTACATTAAGCTTGATTTCAGAAACGTTACAACAAAATACACTAACGCATAAAGAGTCATTTGGATTAATTAGTATGTTTAAAAATTACGGTCAAGTTTTACATGATTATCGTTTTCTTCTATATACTATTGGTGGAATTGCGGTTATGTCGATAGAATTCCAGCGAAGTAATTATATTTCAGTACGTTTAGCCGAAGATTTCCAAGCATTACTTGTGAGTCTAGGTCCTTTTGGTCACATTTCATTAAATGGAGTGCAAATTCTGAGTATACTTACAGCAGTCAATACGCTATTTATTGTACTATTCACGGTTCCGATTGCAAAATGGGTGACAAAACGTGCGCAACAACCAATTATGTATGTCGGTTTTGCTTTATTTTCGATTGGTTTTGCTATTTGCGCATTTGCAATTAATTTGTCGATATTATTGCTAGCCACTGCTATCCTATCGATTGGCGAGTTACTCTATGTACCTACGCGGCAAACAATTCTAGCGGCTATTGTTGATGATAATAAGCGCGGGGCATATATGGCTTTTAATGGCATTATTTTCCAAATTGGAAAAATGATTGGTTCGATAAGCTTAGTATTTGCTCCAATTATTGGTAAATTTGGTATGAGTGCATTCACGATTTTACTTGGTATGCTAAGTATCGTTTTTTCAGCGGTAGCTCTTAAAACTGGTTGGAAAAAAGTGTTAGCGAAATGA
- a CDS encoding ABC transporter substrate-binding protein yields the protein MDKDYFTMRAYLYNVTSDSDVPFKLNDLANIWFCTSKNAKRKLHHYQAKGVLQYQPGLGRGNLSHIAFKEPLEKEVLLVLKKSLAEDSFSDILFLLQLPIPKNWFSNISTEIQQMFGLQLTENQQEVLRSIIRRKLTTLDPLQTSVSMESFILTQISDSLVKYDEIDKKVVSHIAHHWHVTEDYKKWTFYLRKSILFHHGRMLDSEDVKFTLLRAMQPNTVPFWQLQDIKNIHCTNKFTVTITLNNADPFFIRYLCSPNMAILPRDVTFDEFKLIASGPFKMVERNDECLILEAFDTYFLKRPILDRVEFWTAENHHTLKTIPMQFTSVDYEENSAYVERRKTGVGVNFICFNGHKNGVAQHKAFREAMYHLLDAQITSQELFENYGTIASNYYPEKSIIPTKHPEKIATLLKKANYQGEKVIFGTTQHPTALQESKWICDRAAKFGIHLEEKLVSHDDASYSSVTEDDLDLMMMGEIPAADGELAYLDFLNNPNLLPQHLFSPEVIKEISTKSNEFKLEKDASKRDALQTKMDNWLTKNFHLIYLHHPEKSQSLHSMIRGVTENPFGYFDLSKVWIETLPTKTAKSNYK from the coding sequence ATGGATAAAGATTATTTCACTATGAGAGCCTATTTATATAATGTAACTAGCGATTCGGATGTTCCTTTTAAATTGAATGATTTAGCAAATATCTGGTTTTGCACTTCGAAAAACGCAAAAAGAAAACTTCATCATTATCAAGCAAAAGGAGTGCTTCAATATCAACCTGGACTTGGACGTGGAAACCTTTCTCATATCGCTTTTAAAGAACCACTAGAAAAAGAAGTATTGTTGGTTTTGAAAAAGAGTTTAGCAGAAGATTCTTTTAGTGATATTTTATTTTTATTGCAGCTTCCTATTCCCAAAAATTGGTTTTCTAATATATCAACAGAAATCCAGCAAATGTTTGGCTTACAATTGACGGAAAACCAACAAGAAGTTTTGCGTTCTATTATCCGACGTAAGTTAACGACACTTGATCCACTTCAAACCTCTGTATCCATGGAATCTTTTATCCTTACTCAAATTAGTGATTCTCTCGTTAAATATGATGAGATAGATAAAAAAGTTGTTTCGCATATTGCACACCACTGGCATGTTACAGAAGATTACAAAAAATGGACTTTTTATTTACGTAAGAGCATCTTATTTCATCATGGGCGAATGCTGGATAGTGAAGATGTAAAATTTACTTTACTGCGAGCCATGCAGCCAAATACTGTTCCTTTTTGGCAATTACAAGACATTAAAAATATTCACTGCACGAATAAATTTACGGTGACGATTACATTAAATAATGCTGATCCATTTTTCATTCGTTACTTATGCTCTCCTAATATGGCTATTTTACCGCGAGATGTAACTTTTGATGAATTTAAGTTAATTGCCTCCGGACCTTTTAAAATGGTGGAGAGAAATGACGAGTGCTTAATTTTAGAAGCTTTTGATACTTATTTTTTAAAACGCCCGATACTTGATAGAGTGGAGTTTTGGACAGCCGAAAACCATCATACTTTAAAGACGATTCCGATGCAGTTCACTTCTGTTGATTATGAAGAAAATTCTGCCTACGTTGAACGCAGAAAAACTGGCGTTGGCGTTAACTTCATTTGTTTTAATGGTCATAAAAATGGTGTGGCTCAACATAAAGCTTTTCGCGAGGCCATGTACCACCTATTAGACGCTCAAATAACCAGTCAAGAACTCTTTGAAAATTATGGCACAATTGCATCCAATTACTATCCTGAAAAATCCATTATTCCAACAAAACATCCTGAAAAAATTGCTACTTTACTAAAAAAAGCAAACTATCAAGGAGAAAAAGTCATTTTTGGCACAACCCAACATCCAACTGCTTTGCAAGAATCAAAATGGATTTGTGATCGAGCTGCTAAATTCGGTATCCACTTAGAGGAAAAATTAGTTTCGCATGACGACGCTTCCTATTCTAGTGTGACAGAAGATGATCTTGATTTAATGATGATGGGCGAAATACCAGCAGCTGACGGAGAACTAGCTTATCTAGATTTTTTAAACAATCCCAACCTTTTACCACAACACCTTTTTAGCCCTGAGGTGATTAAAGAGATTTCTACAAAATCGAATGAATTTAAATTAGAAAAAGACGCCTCCAAAAGAGACGCCTTACAAACAAAAATGGATAACTGGCTTACAAAAAATTTTCATTTAATTTATTTACATCATCCAGAAAAAAGTCAATCACTTCATTCCATGATAAGAGGAGTTACAGAAAATCCATTCGGGTACTTTGACTTAAGTAAAGTATGGATTGAAACATTACCAACTAAAACTGCAAAATCAAACTATAAATAA
- a CDS encoding DUF3397 domain-containing protein, protein MFDWLTNSTAIIIVLPVIIFILTMLLSGFRFRKTQRRIMLSADVSTIFLIIAVHFFMMVLFNKSFLLYILLFLFILGIVIVVIAAKKEGEIQYRKIIRGYWRLCFFIFALLYVALYLYGIIYSLILQF, encoded by the coding sequence ATGTTTGATTGGTTAACAAACTCAACAGCGATAATAATTGTTTTACCAGTGATAATTTTTATACTCACGATGCTTCTTTCTGGTTTTCGATTTCGAAAAACGCAACGTAGAATTATGCTTTCGGCGGATGTATCGACAATTTTCTTAATTATTGCGGTGCACTTTTTTATGATGGTGCTTTTTAATAAATCATTTTTATTATATATATTATTATTTTTATTTATTCTAGGCATTGTGATAGTAGTTATTGCTGCAAAAAAAGAAGGCGAAATCCAGTATCGCAAAATTATTCGTGGATACTGGAGATTATGTTTTTTCATTTTCGCTTTATTGTATGTCGCACTCTATTTATACGGAATTATTTATAGTTTGATTTTGCAGTTTTAG